Proteins from a genomic interval of Meiothermus cerbereus DSM 11376:
- a CDS encoding type II toxin-antitoxin system VapC family toxin, with translation MSYLLDTNVVSEAARRQPHPRVVAWLKGLPLQEAYLSALTLGELVQGAVRAPEPRRPVLERWIEDLERRFAGQILPLDLEVLETWGALTGEALNEGRPLSPLDALLAATALHHGLILVTRNTAHFRGLPIRLLNPWEG, from the coding sequence TTGAGCTACCTGCTGGACACCAACGTGGTCTCTGAGGCCGCCCGGCGCCAGCCCCACCCCAGGGTCGTGGCCTGGCTGAAAGGGCTCCCGCTGCAGGAAGCCTACCTTTCGGCGCTCACCCTGGGGGAGTTGGTGCAGGGGGCCGTTCGCGCCCCCGAACCACGCAGGCCGGTGCTGGAGCGCTGGATCGAAGACCTCGAGCGCCGCTTCGCTGGGCAGATTCTGCCGCTGGACCTCGAGGTTCTGGAGACCTGGGGTGCCCTTACTGGCGAGGCCCTGAACGAGGGCCGCCCCCTCTCTCCCCTGGACGCCTTGCTGGCCGCTACCGCCTTGCACCACGGGCTCATCCTGGTTACCCGCAACACCGCCCACTTCCGGGGCCTGCCTATCCGGCTGCTCAACCCCTGGGAGGGCTGA